A window of the Alnus glutinosa chromosome 4, dhAlnGlut1.1, whole genome shotgun sequence genome harbors these coding sequences:
- the LOC133866177 gene encoding uncharacterized protein LOC133866177 encodes MPPYRRRKNQDKHHHENCYGRIPPPKFYEALIQFMADTSSQFAEAIARIEGPNAAEAWLTDIEVLFDILGCTNEQRVKYIELKLTGEAGKWWTSKEVLLTEPQNEAVITWDLFKIKYNRSFFPKAQRQLRAIEFQNLVQGNMTVEQYSAKFIELARFATNLIPDEESKAERFENGLNPRIKERVICLEIKDYARLVEVASLAERGICESAAAYKLKRQMKQ; translated from the exons ATGCCGCCTTATCGACGTCGTAAGAATCAAGACAAACATCACCATGAAAACTGTTACGGAAGAATTCCACCTCCAAAATTCTATGAAGCCTTGATCCAATTCATGGCTGACACCTCTAGCCAATTCGCCGAAGCGATAGCAC GTATAGAAGGACCGAACGCAGCTGAAGCATGGCTCACTGACATCGAGGTACTGTTCGATATCCTCGGCTGCACCAACGAACAGAGGGTCAAATACATCGAACTAAAGCTGACAGGCGAAGCTGGAAAATGGTGGACCTCCAAGGAGGTATTGCTAACAGAACCCCAAAATGAAGCGGTAATTACTTGggatttgtttaaaattaaatacaacaGGAGTTTCTTCCCCAAAGCTCAAAGGCAACTGAGAGCTATCGAGTTTCAAAATCTAGTTCAAGGAAACATGACAGTGGAGCAATATTCTGCAAAATTCATAGAACTCGCTAGGTTCGCCACTAACCTAATTCCCGACGAAGAATCAAAAGCTGAGCGCTTCGAGAACGGCCTCAACCCTCGCATCAAGGAAAGAGTCATATGCCTCGAGATCAAGGACTACGCTAGGTTAGTGGAAGTAGCATCTTTAGCGGAGAGAGGAATTTGCGAATCAGCAGCAGCCTATAAACTGAAAAGGCAAATGAAGCAGTAG